A DNA window from Impatiens glandulifera chromosome 7, dImpGla2.1, whole genome shotgun sequence contains the following coding sequences:
- the LOC124946212 gene encoding serine/threonine-protein kinase RIPK-like encodes MLQKGCFVPKKDDVMKIDTRVHVLKQQYSSSRLSLSDLSESGSPFSFNDLSISLVGSDLHVFTLGELKEMTQGFSQNSFIGEGGFGSVHKGFIHDKLRHGLSAQPVAVKRLDLNGNQGDREWLAEIIFLGQLQHRHLLKLIGYCWEDEHRLLVYEYMPRGSLDNQLFGRHSIALPWKTRIKIALDAASGVAFLHGEYKPVIYRDLKASNILLDVDFTAKLSDFGLAKDGPEGDETHVSTRVMGTHGYAAPEYVMTGHLTTRSDVYSFGVVLLELLTGRKAVDKKRPTREQSLVDWARSSLKDPRKLGRLMDPRLEGEYSIEGATKVAALANRCLSRRPRYRPTMEVVIQVLESVMNLDDNVSIGNFVYVVPNGNEEEKIDLELGKKNVGREERAKKKIEHRGNGFWQNVNV; translated from the exons ATGTTACAAAAAGGTTGTTTTGTTCCAAAAAAGGATGATGTGATGAAAATAGATACAAGAGTTCATGtgttgaaacaacaatattcatcttCAAGACTCTCACTTTCGGATCTAAGTGAATCAGGATCGCCTTTTTCGTTTAATGATCTTTCAATATCTTTAGTGGGTTCTGATCTTCATGTGTTCACACTTGGTGAATTGAAGGAGATGACTCAAGGGTTTTCACAGAACAGTTTTATTGGGGAAGGAGGGTTTGGTTCTGTTCATAAAGGGTTTATTCATGATAAACTTAGACATGGTTTGTCTGCTCAACCGGTTGCTGTTAAAAGACTTGATTTAAATGGGAATCAGGGTGATCGTGAATGGCTG GCAGAAATAATATTTCTAGGGCAGCTACAACATCGTCACCTCTTGAAATTAATCGGATATTGTTGGGAAGATGAACATAGGCTTCTTGTTTATGAGTATATGCCACGTGGCAGCTTGGATAACCAGCTATTTggaa GACACTCTATCGCCCTTCCATGGAAAACGAGGATAAAGATCGCGCTTGATGCGGCTAGTGGCGTAGCTTTTCTACACGGAGAATATAAGCCAGTGATATATCGCGATTTAAAAGCATCAAACATCTTATTAGACGTG GATTTCACAGCCAAGTTATCAGATTTTGGACTTGCAAAAGATGGACCTGAAGGAGATGAAACTCATGTCTCAACTAGAGTGATGGGAACTCATGGTTATGCTGCTCCTGAATATGTAATGACAG gTCATTTGACTACGAGGAGCGATGTATACAGTTTTGGAGTTGTTCTGTTAGAACTGTTGACGGGAAGGAAAGCTGTTGATAAGAAACGTCCAACAAGGGAACAAAGTCTTGTGGATTGGGCTAGGTCTTCTTTGAAGGACCCGCGAAAGTTGGGTCGTTTGATGGACCCAAGACTCGAGGGAGAATACTCGATAGAGGGAGCTACTAAAGTCGCGGCATTGGCTAATCGTTGTTTGAGTCGTCGGCCTAGATATAGGCCCACAATGGAGGTTGTGATCCAAGTTTTGGAAAGCGTAATGAACCTAGATGATAATGTTTCAATAGGGAACTTTGTGTATGTTGTTCCTAATGGAAATGAAGAGGAGAAGATTGATTTAGAATTAGGGAAAAAGAATGTGGGGAGAGAAGAAAGAGCAAAGAAAAAGATAGAACATCGAGGAAATGGATTTTGGCAAAATGTGAATGTGTGA